One Qipengyuania gaetbuli genomic region harbors:
- a CDS encoding alkaline phosphatase D family protein, with translation MFKTEPPASAPIAPLDRRTLLKSGALGAGLLAAPLSAASGARGFTHGVASGEPGVDKVMLWTRYVADEVMALEFQVAETQDFADPVAEGSAIASPDTDCCAKSWADGLRSGKWYYYRFIAPDGSVSDIGRTRTLPEGPTARWRMAVFSCSNIGFGWFNAYAHAADANEFDCALHLGDYFYEYGQGTYPSEAEWLAARAPLDPQSEIVLLNDYRARYAQYRSDPDLRRLHQVYPMISGWDDHESSNDSWEGGAQNHQSETEGEWSVRKAAAMRAYREWMPVSDEPWAAYEIGDLATLFRLETRLTARSQQFDYGMLLRGTTSPEQGIAALTAFREERYRDPAREVLGAEQQDWLADGLMRSAKGGKAWQVLVQQVLLGKSSSATSLTDNLPAGLPDFVQRRVVAGALASRAGLPINMDAWDGYPAARERLYEASLAAGANLVSLAGDTHNAWAFDLTHGGERVGVEFGGQSVTSPGFENFLPQLKPADIAGALVERNPELKWMDASRRGYMAVELTPSSATSEFRFLAGVRDKGAGVVGTHRVTALAGQRALQPG, from the coding sequence ATGTTCAAGACCGAACCGCCTGCATCCGCCCCGATTGCGCCGCTTGACCGGCGCACGCTGCTGAAGAGCGGCGCGCTGGGGGCGGGCCTTCTGGCGGCTCCGCTATCGGCAGCGTCGGGCGCGCGCGGGTTCACCCACGGTGTGGCGAGTGGGGAACCGGGCGTCGACAAGGTCATGCTGTGGACGCGCTATGTTGCTGACGAGGTCATGGCGCTCGAATTCCAGGTCGCCGAGACGCAGGATTTCGCCGATCCGGTGGCGGAAGGCAGCGCCATCGCGAGCCCCGACACGGATTGCTGCGCCAAGTCCTGGGCCGACGGGCTGCGGTCGGGCAAATGGTACTATTATCGTTTCATCGCGCCCGACGGCTCGGTGTCCGACATCGGTCGCACGCGTACCCTTCCCGAAGGGCCGACCGCACGCTGGCGAATGGCCGTGTTCTCCTGCTCGAACATCGGCTTCGGCTGGTTCAATGCCTATGCCCACGCAGCCGATGCCAACGAGTTCGACTGCGCGCTGCACCTCGGCGACTATTTCTACGAATACGGGCAGGGCACTTACCCGTCGGAAGCCGAATGGCTGGCCGCCCGTGCCCCGCTCGACCCGCAGTCCGAGATCGTCCTGCTGAACGACTACCGCGCGCGCTATGCCCAGTATCGCAGCGATCCGGACCTGCGCCGCCTGCACCAGGTCTACCCGATGATTTCGGGCTGGGATGATCACGAAAGCAGCAACGACAGCTGGGAAGGCGGTGCACAGAACCACCAGAGCGAGACCGAGGGCGAGTGGAGCGTTCGCAAGGCCGCCGCCATGCGGGCCTATCGCGAATGGATGCCGGTTTCGGACGAGCCGTGGGCAGCCTACGAGATCGGCGATCTTGCCACGCTGTTCCGGCTGGAGACCCGCCTCACCGCGCGCTCGCAGCAGTTCGATTACGGCATGCTGCTGCGCGGGACGACGTCGCCCGAACAGGGCATCGCCGCGCTCACTGCCTTTCGTGAGGAGCGTTACCGCGATCCCGCGCGCGAGGTGCTCGGGGCGGAGCAGCAGGACTGGCTGGCCGACGGGCTGATGCGTTCGGCCAAGGGCGGCAAGGCCTGGCAGGTGCTGGTCCAGCAGGTGCTGCTCGGCAAGTCCTCCTCGGCCACATCGCTGACCGACAACCTGCCTGCGGGCCTGCCCGATTTCGTGCAGCGAAGGGTCGTCGCCGGGGCGCTCGCATCGCGCGCAGGCCTGCCGATCAACATGGACGCCTGGGACGGCTATCCCGCCGCGCGCGAGCGTCTCTACGAGGCATCGCTGGCGGCCGGGGCCAATCTCGTCAGCCTTGCAGGCGACACGCACAATGCCTGGGCCTTCGACCTGACGCATGGAGGCGAACGGGTCGGCGTGGAATTCGGCGGCCAGTCGGTGACCTCGCCCGGGTTCGAGAATTTCCTGCCGCAGCTGAAGCCTGCCGACATTGCCGGCGCGCTGGTCGAGCGGAATCCCGAGCTCAAGTGGATGGACGCATCGCGACGCGGCTACATGGCCGTGGAACTGACCCCGTCGAGCGCTACCAGCGAATTCCGATTCCTTGCAGGCGTGCGCGACAAGGGCGCCGGTGTCGTCGGCACTCACCGCGTGACGGCGCTTGCGGGCCAGCGGGCCTTGCAGCCCGGTTGA
- a CDS encoding helix-turn-helix transcriptional regulator, with protein sequence MKNRLKVLRAERNWSQQDLADRLEVSRQSVNAIETGRYDPSLPLAFRIADVFETQIEEIFLRD encoded by the coding sequence ATGAAGAACCGCCTCAAGGTCCTGCGCGCCGAGCGCAACTGGAGCCAGCAGGACCTCGCCGACCGGCTCGAGGTGAGCCGCCAGTCCGTCAACGCCATCGAGACGGGCCGGTACGATCCTTCACTGCCGCTCGCATTCCGCATTGCAGATGTTTTCGAGACACAAATCGAAGAGATATTCCTGCGCGACTGA
- a CDS encoding YjgN family protein has product MEQGHIEADSAFGFDGNWQDFAKIAFPNLLLTIVTLGIYRFWATTRERKYLWSHSRFVDERLEWTGTGKELFIGFALVLGLFVLPVFLLNLVAQSLIARGYEVAGAILGILPLLLLFYLTGLARFRALRYRLSRTRWRGIRGGSNDPGFKYGLSYMWKTFVGYLPAGLLIPWSMTSLWNERMGKMSFGPHHFESSADSGNVFGRFLLFYLSPFVFFIGAIVAGATGAFAGYGLGGESGAAMGGVAMIVALVLFFYIGLGLIAVAFYAKFYREVVGSTSWGDLRFNFEASTMDWVKLLIGDALLVVLTLGIGFIFLSYRHWKFFMTHMEAGGEILLDDLTQSTTATAKHGEGLLDAFDIGAI; this is encoded by the coding sequence ATGGAACAGGGACATATCGAGGCGGATAGCGCCTTCGGTTTCGACGGCAATTGGCAGGATTTCGCGAAGATCGCCTTCCCCAACTTGCTGCTGACCATCGTCACGCTGGGTATCTACCGCTTCTGGGCGACCACGCGTGAACGCAAGTATCTCTGGTCGCACAGCCGCTTCGTCGACGAACGACTGGAATGGACGGGGACGGGTAAGGAACTGTTCATCGGCTTTGCCTTGGTGCTCGGCCTGTTCGTACTGCCGGTCTTCCTGCTCAACCTGGTCGCCCAGTCGCTGATAGCGCGCGGCTACGAAGTCGCCGGTGCCATCCTCGGTATCCTGCCGCTGCTGCTGCTGTTCTACCTGACCGGCCTCGCGCGCTTCCGGGCGCTGCGCTACCGCCTGTCACGCACCCGCTGGCGCGGCATTCGCGGCGGCAGCAACGACCCGGGCTTCAAATACGGCCTGTCCTACATGTGGAAGACCTTCGTCGGCTATTTGCCTGCAGGCCTGCTCATCCCCTGGTCGATGACCAGCCTGTGGAACGAGCGCATGGGCAAGATGAGCTTCGGCCCGCACCACTTCGAATCAAGCGCCGACAGCGGCAATGTCTTCGGCCGCTTCCTGTTGTTCTACCTGTCGCCCTTCGTATTCTTCATCGGCGCGATCGTGGCCGGCGCCACCGGTGCCTTTGCCGGCTATGGCCTCGGCGGAGAAAGCGGCGCTGCCATGGGCGGTGTCGCGATGATCGTGGCGCTCGTGCTGTTCTTCTACATTGGCCTCGGCCTGATCGCGGTGGCCTTCTATGCCAAGTTCTACCGCGAGGTCGTCGGCTCGACGAGCTGGGGCGACCTGCGCTTCAATTTCGAGGCCTCGACCATGGACTGGGTCAAGCTGCTGATCGGCGACGCGCTGCTGGTGGTCCTCACGCTCGGCATCGGTTTCATCTTCCTCAGCTATCGCCACTGGAAGTTCTTCATGACCCACATGGAAGCCGGCGGCGAAATCCTGCTCGACGACCTGACCCAGTCGACCACCGCCACTGCGAAGCATGGCGAGGGGCTGCTCGACGCATTCGACATCGGCGCGATCTGA
- a CDS encoding M48 family metallopeptidase, with product MHDEAFQLAAQWYDGQNAVRHEGEAVWDGGDSLRLAAPTSRMDVPLSDLAWGEERAGQKVYQRTSEPDFRLILPAELPAGLAARMPAKATYGAWVDNLGLGKATAIFGAVSVAAVALFMTAPDWLGPRVPVTWERKLGDAMIGDFGGRLCSTPAGDAAMAKLLDSVDPAKEQVRAGVANIGMVNAVAVPGGRVLLFDGLVQQAETPEELAGVLGHEVGHVRERHVMTALLRQFGLSILLSGANSGVGDTIFGLASMGYSRDAEREADEYSRARMAESDISPLGAAEFFERLGGDEEESEGSNITGWIASHPGPGERARAYRAAAKGKSFKPVLTDKEFQAIKSMCREDPDVEEFEFF from the coding sequence ATGCACGACGAGGCATTCCAGCTGGCGGCCCAGTGGTACGACGGACAGAATGCCGTCCGCCACGAAGGCGAGGCGGTGTGGGACGGGGGCGACAGCCTCCGTCTCGCCGCGCCGACGAGCCGGATGGACGTGCCGTTGTCGGACCTCGCCTGGGGCGAGGAACGCGCCGGGCAGAAAGTCTACCAGCGCACGAGCGAGCCCGACTTCCGGCTCATCCTGCCGGCCGAACTTCCCGCAGGCCTTGCCGCGCGCATGCCGGCCAAGGCGACGTATGGCGCCTGGGTCGACAATCTCGGTCTCGGCAAGGCGACCGCCATCTTCGGCGCGGTCAGCGTTGCAGCCGTGGCGCTGTTCATGACCGCGCCCGACTGGCTGGGCCCGCGCGTGCCGGTGACCTGGGAACGCAAGCTGGGCGATGCCATGATCGGCGACTTCGGCGGCAGGCTGTGCAGCACGCCCGCAGGCGATGCGGCCATGGCGAAGCTGCTTGATTCGGTCGATCCGGCCAAGGAACAGGTCCGCGCCGGTGTCGCCAATATCGGCATGGTCAATGCCGTCGCCGTACCCGGCGGGCGTGTCCTCCTGTTCGACGGGCTGGTCCAGCAGGCCGAAACGCCCGAGGAACTGGCCGGCGTCCTCGGCCACGAAGTCGGCCATGTGCGCGAACGCCACGTGATGACGGCGCTGCTGCGCCAGTTCGGCCTGTCGATCCTGCTTTCGGGCGCGAATTCGGGCGTGGGCGACACGATCTTCGGCCTCGCCTCCATGGGCTATTCGCGCGACGCCGAGCGCGAGGCGGACGAATATTCGCGCGCCCGCATGGCGGAAAGCGACATCTCTCCCCTCGGCGCTGCCGAATTCTTCGAGCGGCTCGGCGGAGACGAGGAAGAGAGCGAGGGCAGCAATATCACCGGCTGGATCGCCAGCCACCCGGGCCCCGGCGAACGCGCCCGCGCCTATCGCGCGGCGGCCAAGGGCAAGAGCTTCAAGCCGGTGCTGACCGACAAGGAATTCCAGGCCATCAAGTCGATGTGCCGCGAGGACCCCGATGTCGAGGAGTTCGAATTCTTCTAG
- a CDS encoding alpha/beta fold hydrolase, with the protein MSDKQFHTMPDGRRIAFRHTPGSGPTLVFLPGYMSDMEGGKATALFDWAQAQGRACLLLDYSGCGASVGDFADGTLTRWTQEVVALVEARAERNVVLIGSSMGGWLMLLAGLALGERLAGLVGIAAAPDFTEWGYSEADKHALSAGQTVYEDNPYGPDPTPMHAGFWTDGQAQHQLTGPIAIDVPARLLHGQCDADVPWQISMELAGALRSDAVQLTFIKDGDHRLSRPQDIALLLRTVGGLLDDLERQ; encoded by the coding sequence ATGAGCGACAAGCAATTCCACACGATGCCCGACGGGCGGCGCATCGCCTTCCGCCATACGCCCGGTAGTGGCCCGACGCTGGTCTTCCTGCCCGGCTACATGTCCGACATGGAAGGCGGCAAGGCCACCGCCCTGTTCGACTGGGCGCAGGCGCAAGGCCGCGCCTGCCTGCTGCTCGACTATTCCGGCTGCGGCGCGAGCGTGGGCGATTTCGCCGACGGCACGCTCACGCGCTGGACGCAGGAAGTGGTCGCGCTGGTCGAGGCACGGGCCGAAAGGAATGTGGTCCTGATCGGCTCCTCCATGGGCGGCTGGCTGATGCTGCTGGCAGGGCTTGCCCTGGGCGAAAGGCTCGCAGGGCTCGTCGGTATTGCTGCCGCACCCGACTTTACCGAATGGGGATATTCCGAGGCGGACAAGCACGCCCTGTCCGCGGGGCAGACGGTCTACGAAGACAATCCCTACGGCCCCGACCCGACCCCGATGCACGCAGGCTTCTGGACGGACGGGCAGGCGCAGCACCAGCTGACCGGCCCGATCGCGATCGATGTCCCGGCAAGGCTCCTGCACGGCCAGTGCGATGCCGACGTGCCGTGGCAAATCAGCATGGAGCTGGCCGGTGCCCTGCGTTCGGATGCGGTTCAACTGACCTTTATCAAGGATGGCGACCACCGCCTCTCGCGCCCGCAGGACATCGCCCTGCTGCTGCGCACCGTGGGCGGATTGCTAGACGATCTGGAACGCCAATGA
- a CDS encoding tetratricopeptide repeat protein codes for MTLLAAPLAILLMQVGPNPTAGGMPGIPDELADRPPREETVDEVKRARLGSCLRQASSTPNEALDYAQRWRETAADELEMAQSAHCLGLALVRLGRTSEAREIFELASAEAPADNLAYAARLTAMAGNAALAGEDLEGALVLLDRAGGQAQAAGDGPLAADLRVDLARVLVRLDRADDAASALTEAREADGDDPQAWLLSATLSRRMARLGEAQQQIERAALLAPRDPMVGLEAGVIAALSGREADARASFQSVLEVAPDSPQAGQARSYLEQLEPQE; via the coding sequence ATGACCCTTCTTGCCGCACCGCTCGCCATCCTGCTGATGCAGGTCGGACCCAATCCCACCGCCGGCGGGATGCCGGGTATTCCCGACGAGCTCGCCGATCGCCCGCCGCGCGAAGAGACGGTCGACGAGGTGAAGCGCGCGCGGCTCGGCTCGTGCCTCAGGCAGGCATCCTCCACGCCCAACGAGGCGCTCGATTACGCGCAGCGCTGGCGCGAGACGGCTGCCGACGAGCTGGAAATGGCGCAGTCGGCTCACTGCCTGGGACTTGCTCTCGTCAGGCTCGGCCGCACGTCCGAAGCCCGTGAGATCTTCGAACTGGCGAGCGCGGAAGCCCCTGCCGACAACCTCGCCTATGCCGCGCGTTTGACCGCGATGGCCGGTAATGCCGCGCTGGCCGGCGAAGACCTTGAAGGGGCGCTGGTGCTGCTCGACCGTGCGGGCGGGCAGGCGCAGGCCGCCGGTGACGGCCCGCTTGCAGCCGACCTCAGGGTCGACCTCGCCCGCGTGCTGGTCCGGCTCGACCGTGCCGACGATGCCGCATCCGCGCTGACCGAAGCGCGCGAGGCAGACGGCGACGATCCGCAGGCGTGGCTGCTCTCGGCCACGCTGTCGCGCCGCATGGCCCGGCTGGGCGAAGCGCAGCAGCAGATCGAGCGCGCGGCCCTCCTCGCCCCGCGCGATCCTATGGTCGGACTGGAAGCGGGCGTGATCGCCGCGCTTTCGGGGCGCGAGGCCGATGCCCGCGCCAGTTTCCAGTCGGTACTGGAAGTCGCGCCGGACAGCCCGCAGGCCGGGCAGGCGCGCAGCTATCTCGAACAGCTGGAGCCGCAGGAGTGA
- a CDS encoding LLM class flavin-dependent oxidoreductase, which produces MTAYSVLDLVPVREGGTLTEAFAAARDLAQAAERLGCKRYWVAEHHAMEGIAGGATSVVLAHIGNATSTIRIGSGGIMLPNHTPFQIAEQFGTLDALFPGRIDLGLGRAPGAGPELQRALRKDLHRAAEMFPQDVVELQAFMAGNTTIHPTPGIGARPEFWMLGSSLFGAQLAARLGMPYAFASHFAPDHLDAALEIYRRDFQPSEACAQPHVMAAMNLFCAETEEEAETLATSQLQAFVALRTGQPSKLKPPVKGYRAQLPPTAQAMLAHIGQASAIGTPDQCAASIAAFVKRTGADEIIFAGPTFDPAERIASLERALAALA; this is translated from the coding sequence GTGACCGCCTATTCCGTGCTCGACCTCGTGCCGGTCCGTGAAGGCGGCACGCTGACGGAAGCCTTCGCTGCCGCCCGCGACCTGGCGCAGGCAGCCGAGCGCTTGGGCTGCAAGCGCTACTGGGTGGCCGAGCACCACGCCATGGAAGGCATCGCTGGCGGTGCCACCTCAGTCGTGCTCGCCCATATCGGCAATGCCACCAGCACCATCCGCATCGGTTCGGGCGGGATCATGCTGCCCAATCACACGCCGTTCCAGATTGCCGAACAGTTCGGCACGCTCGACGCGCTGTTTCCCGGGCGGATCGACCTGGGGCTTGGCCGTGCACCGGGCGCCGGTCCCGAACTCCAGCGCGCGCTGCGCAAGGATCTCCACCGTGCTGCCGAAATGTTCCCGCAAGACGTGGTCGAGCTGCAGGCCTTCATGGCCGGCAATACGACGATCCACCCCACCCCCGGGATCGGTGCGCGGCCCGAATTCTGGATGCTAGGCTCGAGCCTGTTCGGCGCGCAGCTCGCTGCAAGGCTCGGCATGCCCTATGCCTTCGCCAGCCACTTCGCGCCGGACCATCTGGATGCAGCGCTGGAAATCTACCGCCGCGACTTCCAGCCGTCAGAAGCCTGCGCGCAGCCCCATGTGATGGCCGCGATGAACCTGTTCTGTGCCGAAACGGAGGAGGAGGCGGAAACACTGGCGACCTCGCAATTGCAGGCCTTCGTGGCGCTGCGTACGGGCCAGCCTTCCAAGCTCAAGCCGCCCGTGAAAGGCTATCGCGCACAGTTGCCGCCCACGGCGCAGGCCATGCTCGCCCATATCGGCCAGGCCAGCGCGATCGGCACACCCGACCAATGCGCCGCCAGCATCGCCGCCTTTGTGAAGCGCACCGGCGCAGACGAGATTATCTTCGCCGGCCCGACCTTCGATCCGGCGGAGCGCATCGCCTCGCTCGAACGGGCGCTTGCCGCACTCGCCTGA